From one Eleginops maclovinus isolate JMC-PN-2008 ecotype Puerto Natales chromosome 7, JC_Emac_rtc_rv5, whole genome shotgun sequence genomic stretch:
- the ifngr2 gene encoding interferon gamma receptor 2, protein MLFCVLCILIVPQVLSEAPPAPPHNVRVHDWLLTWTPAAEDGDVTYTSQYSSFNSLKWTNVLHCVRTSLNSCNVHSTKAGSMHDCVKLRVQAERHGRTSTSVEACSEQGLLCTPGFNLTARSGSLIVPLTEENSLAQNYAHNSKYRVYYGKEGEPLQDYKDDVASVTINELQEGQRYCAKVQYLYYKHTVGMPSCAQCMLIPHSGSSHAEIIVPVLFLFVLFAFVMMAYLYIFQSGRVKRFLRPPCRIREDLLEPIPEDRLPIHSSPSSEEHFDVITSMTPV, encoded by the exons ATGCTTTTCTGTGTCCTGTGCATTCTAATCGTCCCCCAAG TGCTTTCTGAAGCCCCTCCAGCACCCCCACACAACGTCCGTGTACATGATTGGCTGCTGACATGGACTCCTGCCGCTGAGGATGGAGATGTCACCTACACTTCTCAGTACAGCAG CTTCAACAGCCTTAAGTGGACAAATGTTCTACACTGTGTCCGCACATCTTTAAATTCCTGCAATGTCCATTCCACCAAAGCTGGGAGCATGCACGACTGCGTGAAGCTGCGCGTGCAAGCAGAGAGGCATGGACGGACCTCCACATCAGTCGAGGCCTGTAGCGAACAGG GTCTCCTCTGTACTCCAGGCTTTAATCTCACTGCAAGGTCTGGCTCCCTCATTGTACCTTTGACTGAGGAAAACTCCCTAGCTCAGAATTATGCCCACAATTCAAAGTACAGGGTTTACTACGGCAAGGAAGGAGAGCCCCTCCAG GATTATAAAGATGATGTGGCCTCAGTGACCATCAATGAGCTGCAGGAGGGACAGCGGTACTGTGCTAAGGTGCAGTACCTGTACTACAAACACACTGTGGGAATGCCCTCATGTGCCCAGTGTATGCTCATCCCCCACTCAG gctCCAGCCACGCAGAGATCATAGTCcctgtgttgtttctgttcGTCCTCTTTGCGTTTGTTATGATGGCGTACTTATACATCTTCCAGAGTGGGAGAGTCAAGCGGTTTTTGCGACCTCCGTGCAGGATCAGAGAAGAC tTACTTGAGCCAATTCCCGAGGACCGCCTTCCAATTCACAGCAGCCCCTCCTCTGAGGAGCACTTTGATGTCATTACTTCCATGACCCCAGTATAG
- the LOC134867100 gene encoding transmembrane protein 50B-like isoform X2 produces METESTLGLWTKFFTGWWIMIDAAVTYPSQEQMEHAFHTCGVFSTIAFFMINAVSNGQVRGDTYVEGCLGRTGARLWLFIGFMMMFGSLIASIWILFGGYVVPKKEVAPGLAVFFQNAFIFFSTLIYKFGRTEDLWG; encoded by the exons ATGGAAACTGAAAGCACTCTCGGGCTGTGGACGAAG TTCTTCACAGGCTGGTGGATCATGATTGACGCAGCAGTGACGTATCCATCCCAGGAGCAGATGGAGCACGCGTTCCACACATGCGGGGTCTTCTCCACCATAGCATTCTTCAT GATAAATGCAGTTTCTAACGGCCAAGTGAGAGGAGACACGTATGTAGAGGGCTGCCTGGGCCGGACAG GAGCTCGTCTCTGGCTCTTCATCGGCTTCATGATGATGTTCGGCTCGCTCATCGCCTCCATCTGGATCCTGTTTGGGGGCTACGTGGTGCCAA AGAAGGAGGTGGCGCCAGGGCTGGCTGTGTTCTTTCAGAATGCCTTCATCTTTTTTAG cacgCTCATCTACAAGTTCGGCCGGACTGAAGATTTATGGGGTTag
- the LOC134867100 gene encoding transmembrane protein 50B-like isoform X1, translating to MAGFLDNLRWPECECIDWGERRNAVASVASGVLFFTGWWIMIDAAVTYPSQEQMEHAFHTCGVFSTIAFFMINAVSNGQVRGDTYVEGCLGRTGARLWLFIGFMMMFGSLIASIWILFGGYVVPKKEVAPGLAVFFQNAFIFFSTLIYKFGRTEDLWG from the exons ATGGCTGGCTTTCTGGATAACCTCCGCTGGCCAGAGTGCGAATGCATCGActggggggagaggaggaacgCCGTGGCTTCTGTTGCCTCTGGAGTTCTG TTCTTCACAGGCTGGTGGATCATGATTGACGCAGCAGTGACGTATCCATCCCAGGAGCAGATGGAGCACGCGTTCCACACATGCGGGGTCTTCTCCACCATAGCATTCTTCAT GATAAATGCAGTTTCTAACGGCCAAGTGAGAGGAGACACGTATGTAGAGGGCTGCCTGGGCCGGACAG GAGCTCGTCTCTGGCTCTTCATCGGCTTCATGATGATGTTCGGCTCGCTCATCGCCTCCATCTGGATCCTGTTTGGGGGCTACGTGGTGCCAA AGAAGGAGGTGGCGCCAGGGCTGGCTGTGTTCTTTCAGAATGCCTTCATCTTTTTTAG cacgCTCATCTACAAGTTCGGCCGGACTGAAGATTTATGGGGTTag